A window of the Microbulbifer aggregans genome harbors these coding sequences:
- the ftsX gene encoding permease-like cell division protein FtsX: MKQPTRNPSRGAVARAPAADARAQRAAGAVTARTRLSDRWHSWLGHHREMAAEALRRFFATPMASAMTALVIAIALALPASLQLGMGNFQRAVAGWDGQPQLSVFLNRGARDTAVERFTEELRSDSAVAEVSYISPEQALAEFQQSSGLGDALAGLGANPLPGVLLVRPARVAETELEQLAARLRESALTDSVVLDMAWVQRLARLTELGQRLSLGLGLLLALGVILVVVNTIRLHIENRRDEILVVKLVGGTDAFVRRPFLYSGLWYGLFGGLLAWLLVAVGVGLLSGPVAGLASSYGSGYALEGPGLTYLLGLGAGAALLGLCGAWVAVARHLRAIEPH, translated from the coding sequence GTGAAGCAGCCTACCCGTAATCCCTCCAGGGGCGCCGTGGCTCGCGCTCCCGCTGCTGACGCCCGTGCCCAGCGCGCCGCTGGAGCGGTGACCGCGCGCACGCGCCTGTCTGATCGCTGGCACAGCTGGCTCGGGCACCACCGGGAAATGGCTGCGGAGGCCCTGCGGCGTTTCTTCGCTACCCCGATGGCCAGTGCCATGACCGCACTGGTGATCGCCATCGCCCTGGCCCTGCCGGCGTCTTTGCAGCTGGGCATGGGCAACTTTCAACGGGCGGTCGCCGGCTGGGATGGCCAGCCACAGTTGTCGGTCTTCCTTAACCGCGGTGCCCGCGATACAGCGGTGGAACGATTCACCGAAGAGTTACGCAGTGATAGCGCGGTAGCCGAGGTGAGCTATATCTCACCAGAACAGGCGCTGGCGGAGTTTCAACAGAGTTCCGGTCTCGGTGATGCGCTCGCCGGGTTGGGAGCCAACCCGCTACCGGGCGTCCTGTTGGTGCGCCCGGCCAGGGTGGCCGAGACCGAGCTGGAGCAGCTGGCGGCGCGGTTGCGGGAGAGCGCCCTCACCGACTCGGTGGTACTGGACATGGCCTGGGTACAGCGCCTGGCCCGCCTCACCGAGCTGGGGCAGCGCCTGTCCCTGGGGCTCGGCCTGCTGCTGGCACTGGGGGTGATCCTGGTGGTGGTGAATACCATTCGCCTGCACATTGAGAATCGCCGCGATGAGATCCTGGTGGTGAAGCTGGTCGGCGGCACCGATGCCTTTGTCCGCCGTCCCTTCCTCTACAGCGGCCTCTGGTACGGTCTCTTTGGCGGCCTGCTGGCATGGCTGCTGGTGGCCGTGGGCGTTGGTCTGTTGTCGGGACCGGTGGCCGGCCTCGCTTCCTCCTATGGCAGTGGCTATGCTCTGGAGGGCCCGGGCCTGACCTATTTGCTGGGGCTCGGCGCTGGCGCTGCCCTGCTGGGGCTCTGTGGTGCCTGGGTGGCCGTGGCCCGCCACCTGCGGGCGATCGAACCCCATTAA
- the ftsE gene encoding cell division ATP-binding protein FtsE: MITFDNVNKRYESGQDALVRVSLDIGRGELVFLTGHSGAGKSTLLKLLTAIERPTRGSILVAGQNIGRLRNGQIPYYRRNLGIVFQNHQLLFDRSVFENVALPLAVAGCSRREVGRRVRAALDKVGLLHKERHNPIVLSGGEQQRVGIARAVVNKPAVLVADEPTGNLDPQLSAEIMRLFADFNAVGVTVLVASHDLELIARMRQRVLTLQAGQLIYDGIPAREAAYP; this comes from the coding sequence ATGATTACTTTTGACAACGTCAACAAGCGCTACGAATCCGGCCAGGATGCGCTGGTGCGCGTGAGTCTCGACATCGGCCGTGGCGAACTGGTGTTTCTGACCGGCCACTCCGGGGCCGGCAAGAGCACCCTGCTGAAACTCCTTACTGCCATCGAGCGCCCGACCCGGGGCAGCATTTTGGTGGCGGGCCAGAACATCGGCCGCCTGCGCAACGGCCAGATCCCCTACTACCGCCGCAACCTCGGCATCGTGTTCCAGAACCACCAGCTGCTGTTCGACCGCAGTGTGTTCGAGAATGTGGCCCTGCCCCTGGCCGTTGCCGGCTGCAGCCGGCGAGAGGTTGGCCGTCGGGTGCGGGCAGCACTGGACAAGGTGGGGCTGCTGCACAAGGAGCGGCACAACCCGATTGTGCTGTCCGGCGGTGAACAGCAGAGGGTCGGTATCGCCCGCGCCGTGGTCAACAAGCCGGCGGTGCTGGTCGCAGACGAACCCACGGGCAACCTGGACCCGCAACTCTCGGCCGAGATCATGCGACTGTTTGCCGACTTTAATGCCGTGGGCGTCACCGTGCTGGTGGCGAGTCACGATCTCGAACTCATTGCCCGCATGCGCCAACGTGTGCTGACGCTGCAGGCGGGCCAACTGATTTACGACGGAATACCGGCCCGTGAAGCAGCCTACCCGTAA
- the ftsY gene encoding signal recognition particle-docking protein FtsY yields the protein MIFDFLRKKKPKPEDTEAKPEEAQPEEAGSEEAAAETGEPAAPEVEESVEEAPEGAEGAEAEEKAEVEQPAPVEEPEQASTEVAPEPQPQKKEGFFTRIRRGLTRTSSQFAEGMGNLFLGAKEIDDELLEELETQLLMADVGMEATTEIVDRLTARVSRRELNDGEALYRALQEELEDLLKGVEAPLEVDTTRKPYVILVVGVNGVGKTTTIGKLAHRFLGEGKSVMLAAGDTFRAAAVEQLQVWGERHKVPVVAQHTGADSASVIYDAVQSAQARGTDVVIADTAGRLHTKSNLMEELSKVRRVMAKLDESAPHEVLLVLDAGTGQNAISQASQFRDAAGVSGLVLTKLDGTAKGGIIFALAQRFGIPVRFIGVGEQAEDLQPFRAREFVSALFDRNGRGGQA from the coding sequence ATGATCTTTGACTTCCTGCGCAAAAAGAAGCCCAAGCCCGAAGACACCGAGGCCAAACCCGAGGAAGCCCAGCCCGAAGAGGCCGGTTCCGAAGAGGCTGCGGCCGAAACCGGTGAGCCGGCAGCTCCCGAGGTCGAGGAGTCGGTAGAGGAAGCCCCAGAGGGAGCTGAAGGGGCTGAAGCCGAAGAGAAAGCCGAAGTAGAGCAGCCGGCACCGGTCGAGGAACCCGAACAGGCGTCGACTGAGGTTGCGCCGGAGCCCCAGCCGCAAAAGAAAGAGGGCTTTTTCACCCGTATCCGCCGAGGTTTGACCCGCACCAGCAGCCAGTTTGCCGAGGGTATGGGCAACCTGTTCCTGGGCGCCAAGGAAATCGATGACGAATTGCTGGAGGAGCTGGAGACCCAGTTGTTGATGGCGGACGTCGGTATGGAGGCCACCACCGAGATCGTCGATCGCCTTACCGCGCGGGTATCCCGCCGCGAGCTGAACGATGGCGAGGCGCTCTACCGGGCACTGCAGGAAGAGCTTGAAGACCTGCTGAAAGGGGTCGAGGCGCCATTGGAGGTAGATACCACCAGGAAGCCTTATGTCATCCTGGTTGTCGGGGTGAACGGCGTGGGTAAGACCACCACGATCGGTAAACTGGCCCACCGCTTCCTCGGCGAGGGCAAGTCGGTCATGTTGGCTGCCGGTGATACATTCCGCGCCGCAGCGGTGGAGCAGCTGCAGGTGTGGGGCGAGCGCCACAAAGTGCCGGTGGTGGCGCAGCACACGGGCGCAGACAGTGCCTCGGTGATTTACGATGCGGTGCAGTCCGCCCAGGCGCGGGGAACCGACGTGGTGATCGCCGACACTGCGGGCCGTTTGCACACCAAGTCGAACCTGATGGAAGAGCTGTCGAAAGTGCGCCGCGTGATGGCCAAGCTGGACGAGAGTGCCCCCCACGAGGTGCTGCTGGTTCTGGATGCCGGTACCGGCCAGAATGCCATCAGTCAGGCGTCCCAGTTCCGCGATGCCGCCGGTGTCAGCGGCCTGGTGCTGACCAAACTCGACGGCACGGCCAAGGGCGGCATAATCTTCGCGCTGGCGCAGCGCTTTGGTATTCCGGTACGCTTTATCGGTGTGGGCGAGCAGGCCGAAGATCTGCAGCCGTTCCGTGCGCGGGAGTTCGTCTCCGCCCTGTTCGATCGCAACGGGCGCGGCGGCCAGGCCTGA
- the rsmD gene encoding 16S rRNA (guanine(966)-N(2))-methyltransferase RsmD, with protein sequence MSRSRARKPSRKSATASLSQLRIIGGEWRGRKLQFAPVEGLRPTGDRLRETLFNWLQFRLPGARCLDLFAGSGALGLEALSRGAGSVDFVELNRQAAETLRGQLRLLQCDRGQVHNCSAAQFLQGASGNYDIVFVDPPFAGDLWTETLAALVPLLAPGALVYVETPRDTLPLLPPSWQLEKDKRAGQVCMRLLRASSADQED encoded by the coding sequence TTGTCCCGTAGCCGCGCGCGCAAACCATCCCGCAAATCAGCAACCGCCAGTCTCTCGCAGCTTCGTATCATTGGCGGTGAATGGCGTGGCCGGAAACTGCAGTTCGCGCCTGTGGAAGGGCTGCGCCCTACCGGTGACCGACTGCGGGAGACGCTGTTCAACTGGCTGCAGTTCCGGCTGCCGGGCGCGCGCTGCCTCGACCTTTTTGCCGGTTCGGGGGCGCTCGGACTCGAGGCCCTGTCCCGCGGCGCCGGCAGTGTGGATTTCGTCGAGCTGAACCGCCAGGCAGCCGAGACCCTCAGGGGCCAGTTACGGCTACTGCAATGCGACCGAGGGCAGGTACACAACTGCAGCGCCGCCCAATTCCTGCAGGGCGCCTCCGGCAACTACGATATTGTCTTTGTCGACCCACCCTTTGCCGGCGACTTGTGGACGGAAACCCTGGCGGCACTGGTTCCTCTGCTGGCGCCCGGCGCCCTGGTATACGTGGAGACGCCGCGGGACACGCTGCCGCTCCTGCCGCCGTCATGGCAGCTAGAGAAAGATAAGCGGGCAGGGCAGGTCTGCATGCGCCTGCTCCGCGCCAGCAGTGCCGATCAGGAGGACTGA
- the coaD gene encoding pantetheine-phosphate adenylyltransferase: MKKVVYPGTFDPITNGHMDLVERACRLFDHVIVAVAASSRKNPLFTLDERVELSQQVLSHLPNVEVIGFDILLADLVRQVDAYGVLRGLRAVSDFEYEFQLANMNRQLAPNMESLFLTPAEHLSYISSSLVREIASLGGDVTKFVPPAVQEALQQKFR; encoded by the coding sequence ATGAAGAAAGTCGTTTACCCCGGAACCTTCGACCCCATCACTAACGGTCACATGGACCTGGTGGAGCGAGCCTGCCGGCTGTTCGATCATGTGATCGTGGCAGTCGCCGCCAGCAGCCGCAAGAACCCCCTGTTCACACTGGATGAACGGGTTGAGCTGTCCCAGCAGGTCCTGAGCCACTTGCCCAACGTGGAGGTCATCGGCTTCGACATCCTGCTGGCGGACCTGGTGCGCCAGGTCGACGCTTACGGGGTGCTGCGTGGCCTGCGCGCGGTTTCCGACTTTGAATACGAGTTCCAGCTGGCCAACATGAACCGCCAGCTGGCACCGAACATGGAAAGCCTGTTCCTTACACCGGCCGAACACCTCTCCTATATTTCCTCGTCGCTGGTGCGCGAGATCGCCTCCCTCGGCGGCGACGTCACCAAGTTCGTGCCGCCGGCAGTGCAAGAGGCACTACAGCAGAAATTCCGCTGA
- the ggt gene encoding gamma-glutamyltransferase: protein MRYLILTLALLSATVGAQEEIQPEAATGRTAVKAATAEEFMAVTANPHATRAAVQMLAQGGTAVDAAIAAQLMLTLVEPQSSGIGGGAFMLSFQAKDNSLHYFDGRETAPAGVTAEHFIRDGQPQGFLEAVIGGHSVGVPGVMRMLELAHQKQGKLPWATLFQPTIELADAGFEVSPRLHHLLVKMPRVAVRPAIRDYFFDKNGQPLPVGHLLKNPDYADTLRILAQKGSDAFYRGEIAEAIVEAVRNDPENPGVMTMQDLADYRAKEREPVCSDFLQYRVCGADAPSSGGTTVGATLGMLEQFPLRDMEVGSAPLTHLFIEASELAFADRNTYLADPDFVQVPSHALVAPEYLVRRAKLISSERASRAVPGVPTPATPQRLQSASPELPNTSHLVIIDRYGNGVSMTTSIETGFGSRLLVKGFLLNNQLTDFSFVPTKADGELVANRIQPGKRPRSSMSPTIVLNRDGEMRLLVGSPGGSRIINYTARTILYHLALDMPISDAVAAGNIGAIGGRVELEPEFFSADTVRNLEELGHKVVQRNLNSGIHAIALIDGQLQGGADPRREGNAAGK from the coding sequence GTGCGCTATCTGATCCTCACCCTTGCCCTGCTGTCCGCGACCGTCGGCGCGCAGGAAGAAATCCAGCCCGAGGCAGCGACCGGCCGTACCGCCGTGAAAGCCGCGACTGCGGAAGAGTTCATGGCGGTGACCGCCAATCCCCACGCTACTCGCGCGGCGGTGCAAATGCTCGCGCAGGGCGGTACGGCGGTGGATGCAGCCATCGCCGCGCAGTTAATGCTGACGCTGGTGGAACCGCAGTCGTCCGGCATCGGCGGCGGCGCCTTTATGCTGAGCTTTCAGGCAAAAGATAACTCCCTCCACTATTTCGACGGTCGCGAGACCGCGCCGGCGGGAGTGACCGCTGAGCACTTTATCCGCGATGGACAACCACAGGGTTTTCTCGAGGCGGTGATCGGCGGCCACTCGGTGGGTGTGCCCGGCGTTATGCGCATGCTGGAACTCGCCCACCAAAAACAGGGCAAGCTCCCCTGGGCCACGCTGTTCCAGCCAACCATCGAGCTGGCGGATGCAGGCTTTGAAGTTTCACCGCGACTACACCACCTACTGGTGAAAATGCCCCGGGTTGCCGTGCGCCCAGCGATCCGCGACTACTTCTTCGACAAAAATGGCCAGCCGCTACCGGTGGGCCACCTGCTCAAGAACCCGGATTACGCCGACACGCTGCGCATCCTGGCCCAAAAGGGCAGCGATGCGTTCTACCGTGGCGAAATCGCTGAGGCGATTGTCGAGGCCGTGCGCAACGACCCGGAAAACCCCGGCGTGATGACAATGCAGGATCTCGCCGATTATCGGGCCAAAGAACGCGAACCGGTCTGCAGTGATTTCCTGCAGTACCGCGTGTGTGGTGCCGATGCCCCTTCCTCGGGCGGCACCACCGTGGGTGCGACTCTGGGTATGCTGGAACAGTTTCCGCTTCGCGACATGGAAGTGGGCAGCGCACCACTTACACACCTGTTTATCGAAGCCTCGGAACTGGCCTTTGCCGATCGCAACACCTATCTCGCCGACCCCGATTTCGTCCAGGTTCCCAGCCATGCGCTGGTCGCTCCGGAATATCTGGTACGCCGGGCCAAGCTGATTTCGTCCGAGCGCGCCAGCCGGGCAGTGCCCGGAGTGCCGACACCAGCGACGCCACAGCGTTTGCAATCCGCTTCCCCGGAGCTGCCCAATACCAGTCACCTGGTGATCATCGACCGCTACGGCAACGGCGTCAGTATGACCACCAGTATCGAAACCGGCTTCGGTTCGCGGCTGCTGGTCAAGGGCTTCCTACTCAACAACCAGCTCACTGATTTTTCTTTCGTGCCGACGAAAGCCGATGGCGAGCTGGTGGCCAACCGGATCCAGCCGGGCAAACGCCCGCGCTCCTCCATGTCGCCCACCATCGTGCTGAATCGCGATGGGGAAATGCGCCTGCTGGTCGGGTCTCCGGGTGGCTCACGGATCATCAACTACACTGCCCGCACCATTCTCTACCATCTCGCCCTGGATATGCCGATCTCAGACGCTGTGGCGGCCGGCAACATTGGCGCCATCGGCGGCAGAGTCGAATTGGAACCGGAGTTCTTCAGTGCAGACACTGTAAGAAACCTGGAGGAACTCGGACATAAAGTGGTGCAACGCAATCTCAATAGCGGCATTCATGCCATTGCGTTGATCGATGGCCAGCTGCAGGGCGGCGCCGACCCTCGCCGCGAGGGTAATGCTGCCGGCAAGTGA
- a CDS encoding DoxX family membrane protein yields MRAYTLLLLRVSLGLLLVIWGVDKLVNVNHAIAVSERFYLGIISAPLAWNIFGGLQILLGAAVIFGLWRKLTFPAQTLINGATLLGVWQSVVDPWGWVLQGSNVLFYPSLIIFAACLVLWAFQADDRLSLDRRR; encoded by the coding sequence ATGCGCGCCTATACACTTTTGCTGCTGCGGGTCAGTCTGGGCCTATTGCTGGTGATCTGGGGTGTCGACAAGCTGGTCAATGTGAACCATGCCATTGCCGTATCCGAGCGTTTCTACCTTGGAATCATTAGCGCTCCTCTGGCCTGGAACATCTTCGGCGGCCTGCAGATACTGCTGGGAGCAGCCGTGATCTTCGGGCTCTGGCGCAAACTCACCTTCCCGGCACAGACACTCATCAATGGCGCCACCCTGCTGGGCGTCTGGCAGTCTGTGGTCGATCCCTGGGGATGGGTGTTGCAAGGGAGCAACGTGCTCTTTTATCCGTCGTTGATCATTTTTGCAGCCTGTTTAGTCCTGTGGGCATTTCAGGCCGATGACCGGCTATCGCTGGATCGTCGCAGATAA
- the sugE gene encoding quaternary ammonium compound efflux SMR transporter SugE encodes MTNPWFLLLIAGLLEVGWAVGLKYTDGFSRPLPSALTIITMVASFYFLAQALKVIPVGTGYAVWTGIGAVGTAILGIVLFAESTALPRLLCIGLIVAGIVGLKLTSP; translated from the coding sequence ATGACCAACCCCTGGTTCCTGTTATTGATCGCCGGCCTGCTGGAAGTGGGTTGGGCGGTGGGGCTCAAATACACTGATGGCTTCAGTCGCCCATTGCCCAGCGCGCTGACCATCATCACCATGGTGGCCAGTTTCTACTTCCTCGCCCAGGCACTGAAAGTAATTCCCGTGGGAACGGGCTATGCCGTGTGGACCGGTATCGGCGCTGTGGGTACGGCCATTCTCGGTATCGTACTGTTTGCCGAGTCGACGGCTCTGCCGCGGCTGTTGTGTATCGGCTTGATTGTGGCGGGCATTGTCGGCCTCAAGCTGACCTCCCCCTGA
- a CDS encoding amidohydrolase family protein, giving the protein MGVMRWAWVLCILLLAAGCGKDARQGEPGERFDRAGSHSPEDARPEFADLVLTNASTYSGQSELLKGQTIAVRDGRITYLGDADSDLRLTGDRTRVENLEGKLVLPGVIDPRMHRYAVEALVNLYGVTGVGDYQRTIAEFIEAYPEQQLVVGAGWRESDFGDQSPHKGQLDQVSDLIPILMFSADHQTLWTNSEAVAAAGINIDTLQPSSGVIERDDNGLVIGVFREPAAMAVVDVIIPRVESSHDQHGPKVSERIEGALEVGESGDFTIVADSPDGVGSKALRELDVLRSYHGGQVIYDAAASGSAPD; this is encoded by the coding sequence ATGGGCGTCATGCGATGGGCCTGGGTTCTGTGCATTCTGTTACTCGCAGCTGGCTGCGGAAAGGATGCCCGCCAGGGGGAGCCTGGTGAACGATTTGATCGGGCGGGATCCCACTCGCCGGAAGATGCCAGGCCAGAGTTTGCAGACCTGGTGCTCACCAATGCCTCCACTTATTCTGGTCAGAGCGAGTTACTCAAGGGGCAAACCATTGCCGTTCGTGACGGGCGCATAACCTACCTGGGAGATGCTGACAGCGATTTGCGGCTGACCGGGGACCGCACCCGAGTAGAAAACCTTGAGGGCAAGTTAGTGTTGCCTGGTGTGATAGATCCCCGCATGCATCGTTACGCTGTCGAGGCATTGGTCAATCTTTATGGAGTAACCGGTGTTGGCGACTATCAGCGCACTATTGCTGAATTTATCGAAGCATATCCCGAGCAGCAGCTCGTCGTGGGTGCGGGTTGGCGAGAATCCGACTTTGGTGACCAGTCGCCCCATAAAGGCCAGCTGGACCAGGTGAGCGATCTGATTCCTATCTTGATGTTCTCAGCTGATCACCAAACCCTTTGGACCAATTCCGAAGCCGTAGCCGCCGCCGGGATCAATATCGACACGCTGCAGCCGAGTAGCGGTGTGATTGAGCGCGACGACAACGGCCTGGTCATCGGGGTGTTTCGTGAGCCGGCGGCGATGGCGGTTGTGGATGTCATCATCCCCCGGGTGGAGTCTTCGCACGATCAGCATGGGCCTAAAGTATCAGAGCGGATTGAGGGCGCGCTGGAGGTGGGCGAGAGCGGGGACTTCACCATTGTCGCTGACAGCCCGGATGGGGTTGGGTCAAAAGCACTGCGCGAACTCGATGTATTGCGCAGTTACCACGGGGGGCAGGTGATCTACGACGCGGCTGCCAGTGGCAGCGCGCCAGATTAA
- the mutM gene encoding bifunctional DNA-formamidopyrimidine glycosylase/DNA-(apurinic or apyrimidinic site) lyase, producing MPELPEVETTRRGLAPHLEGHIVRSAVVRQRSLRWPVDPDFERHIAGARILRLERRAKYLLVHTDRGCAIWHLGMSGSLRLVRPDAEVRKHDHIDWILDSGWHLRYHDPRRFGALLWTTGDPEAHDLLSHLGPEPLSEEFNGEYLFTASRGRRQSVKTFVMDGRIVVGVGNIYASEALFLAGIRPDRPAGGISRARYLRLADAIKQVLASAIEQGGTTLRDFVGGDGQPGYFAQRLNVYGRTGQPCRKCGRPVRDQVLGQRSTFFCGSCQR from the coding sequence ATGCCGGAACTCCCAGAAGTAGAAACGACCCGCCGTGGCTTGGCCCCGCATCTCGAGGGTCATATCGTGCGCTCTGCGGTGGTACGCCAGCGCAGCCTGCGCTGGCCGGTCGATCCGGATTTTGAACGGCATATTGCCGGGGCCAGGATCCTGCGCCTGGAGCGCCGCGCCAAGTACCTGCTGGTACACACCGACCGCGGCTGTGCCATCTGGCATCTGGGCATGTCCGGCAGCCTGCGACTGGTGCGGCCCGATGCGGAGGTTCGCAAGCACGACCACATCGATTGGATCCTCGACAGCGGGTGGCACCTGCGCTATCACGATCCCCGCCGCTTTGGCGCCTTGCTCTGGACCACCGGTGATCCGGAGGCCCACGACCTGCTGTCGCATCTCGGGCCGGAACCCCTGTCCGAGGAATTCAACGGCGAGTATCTGTTTACCGCCTCCCGCGGCCGGCGACAGTCGGTGAAGACGTTCGTCATGGATGGCCGCATCGTCGTTGGCGTGGGCAATATCTACGCCAGTGAGGCACTGTTCCTGGCCGGTATCCGCCCCGATCGCCCCGCCGGCGGTATCTCCCGTGCCCGCTACCTGCGTCTGGCCGATGCCATCAAGCAGGTACTGGCCAGCGCTATCGAGCAGGGCGGCACCACCCTGCGAGACTTTGTCGGAGGTGACGGCCAGCCCGGTTACTTTGCCCAGCGTTTGAATGTCTACGGCCGCACCGGTCAACCCTGTCGCAAGTGTGGGCGGCCGGTACGCGATCAGGTGTTGGGCCAGCGCAGCACCTTTTTCTGCGGCAGTTGCCAGCGCTGA
- the rpmG gene encoding 50S ribosomal protein L33, protein MRDKIRLNSSAGTGHFYTTTKNKRNMPEKMEIKKYDPVVRKHVMYKEGKIK, encoded by the coding sequence ATGCGTGATAAAATTCGTCTGAATTCCAGTGCCGGCACTGGACACTTCTACACCACCACCAAGAACAAGCGCAACATGCCTGAGAAGATGGAGATCAAAAAATACGATCCCGTCGTTCGCAAGCATGTGATGTACAAGGAAGGCAAGATCAAGTAA
- the rpmB gene encoding 50S ribosomal protein L28 — MSKVCQVTGKRPVTGNNVSHAKNRTKRRFVPNLHSHRFWVESEKRFVKLRVSAKGMRVIDKKGIDTVLSELRARGEKV; from the coding sequence ATGTCCAAGGTATGTCAGGTAACCGGTAAGCGCCCGGTCACCGGTAACAATGTTTCCCACGCCAAAAACCGCACCAAGCGTCGCTTCGTGCCGAACCTGCACAGCCACCGTTTCTGGGTTGAGTCCGAGAAGCGTTTTGTGAAGCTGCGCGTCTCCGCCAAAGGCATGCGCGTGATCGACAAGAAAGGCATCGACACCGTACTGAGCGAGCTGCGCGCCCGCGGCGAAAAAGTGTAA
- the radC gene encoding RadC family protein → MAITDWPAAERPREKLLQRGASALSDAELLAIFLRTGLPGLSAVDLARQLLADFGGLRPLLEASRSDFCRAKGLGDAKFVQLQAVLEMARRHLAETLQRSDALCSPQAVRDFLAAQLRHRRREVFCCLYLDSQHRVIAFEELFEGTLNAASVYPREVVQAALQQGAAAVILAHNHPSGISEPSQADLWITERLSQALELVDIKVLDHMIVGEGAALSFAEQGLL, encoded by the coding sequence ATGGCAATTACGGACTGGCCGGCGGCGGAGCGGCCGAGGGAGAAGCTGTTGCAGCGGGGCGCAAGCGCCCTCTCCGATGCGGAGTTACTGGCCATTTTTCTGCGCACAGGGCTACCAGGCCTGTCGGCAGTGGACCTTGCCCGCCAGCTGCTGGCGGATTTCGGTGGTCTGCGGCCCCTGCTGGAGGCGAGTCGGTCCGATTTCTGCCGTGCCAAGGGGCTCGGTGACGCCAAGTTCGTGCAGTTGCAGGCGGTTTTGGAAATGGCACGTCGTCATCTGGCCGAGACTCTGCAGCGCAGCGATGCGCTGTGTAGCCCCCAGGCGGTGCGGGATTTCCTCGCCGCGCAGCTGCGCCACCGGCGGCGAGAGGTCTTCTGCTGTCTCTATCTGGACAGCCAGCACCGGGTGATCGCCTTCGAGGAACTGTTTGAGGGCACCCTCAATGCCGCCAGCGTCTATCCGCGGGAAGTGGTGCAGGCGGCGCTGCAACAGGGCGCGGCGGCGGTCATCCTCGCCCATAACCATCCTTCTGGCATCAGTGAGCCCAGCCAGGCCGACCTGTGGATAACTGAGCGCCTGTCCCAGGCGCTGGAACTTGTGGATATCAAGGTACTCGACCATATGATCGTCGGCGAAGGAGCGGCACTGTCGTTCGCCGAGCAGGGCCTGTTGTAG